TTTTATCGTCAGTTTTTTGACCATTCAACGCTGCTCGCCCCGATTAATTTCCTGATGTACCTGTTTTCCAAGGTGCCGAACCAGCCTTATATCGACACCCAGTATTTTAAAGATCTGAAGGTGCTGGATGAGAACTGGGAAATGATCCGTGATGAAGCCAAGGCGTTGTATGCTCAAGGCGGCATCAAGGCATCCAGCACTTATGATGATTTAGGGTTTAACTCGTTCTTTAAAACTGGCTGGAAACGTTTTTATCTGAAATGGTATGACTCGGCACATCCTTCTGCCGCAGAGTTGTGTCCGAAAACCACGGCCTTGCTGAAAACCTTGCCTTCGATTAAGGCGGCGATGTTTACCGAACTTGCACCTGATAGCCGTCTGGTGCGTCACCGTGATCCGTATGCAGGTTCTTTACGTTATCACTTGGGCTTGATGACGCCAAATGATGACCGTTGTTTTATTGATGTGGATGGTCAGCGTTATTCCTGGCGTGATGGCGAAAGCGTGGTGTTTGATGAAACTTATATCCACTATGCCGAAAACAAAACTGACCAGAACCGGATTATCTTTTTCGCTGATGTGGAACGTCCGCTTAAATCCAAACTGCTGGAAGGTTTTAATCACTGGTTTGGACGTAAGGTGATGACGGCAGCCAGTTCACCGAATGAAGCAGGGGATCAGACAGGTGGCCTCAACAAACTATTTGGTTATGTTTACCAAATCCGTATTAAAGCCAAGGCGCTGAAAAAGTCCAACCGGACTTTGTATTACATTCTGAAATGGGTGCTGATGCTGGGAATTTTCTTCCTGATCTTTATTCGGCCTTATGTGTTTTAGATCTTCGATCAAAACGCTCCGCATGGAGCGTTTTTTTATGGCCAAGCATGTGACTGATTTTACAAAAATCTAGCCAAAACCTGATGAACTCCAATATGATGCAAAAATCATCTATACAATAGAAAGCGGGTTTAACATGCGCATCAAACAAGGATTATTTGGGGTTGGACTTCTGGCGTTCGTGGGCTTGACCCATGCGACAACGTGGACTGCTGAAAGTCCTTATGTGGGACGGGTGAATGCTGGTATTTCTGGTGGTGCAGTTGTGCAATGGCAGTGTGACGGGCAACGTTGTGAAATGTCCGGCCCTTGGGGGGCTGGGCTATCCATGGAATCTTGCCAACAGCTGGTGGCAAAAGTCGGGCCGATTCAGAGTTACCGTAATTCAGCAGGTCAGGCCTGGGCAGCGGGTTCGGCGGAATTGGCGCAATGTAATCAGCTATCTCGTGCCGCCCCTGCAATCGGAATGAATACCTGGTATGCACAAAGCAAACATCAGGGGCAGGTTATTACGCAAATCCCGGGTGGCGTGCAGGTGGTCTGGAACTGTAATGGCCGTGAATGTGCGATGACTGGTCCTTGGGGAGCGGGGTTGTCACTAGAAGCCTGTCAGGATCTCACTCGCAAAATTGGCAAGATTCAGAGTTACCGTAATTCAACCGGACAGCAATGGAAACAGGGTTCAAAAGCATTGGCTGCCTGTAACGCTGTGGCACCTTAACGCTTCATCCATGCAGTTCCCCAACCGATGCTGTTATGTGGTGAGGGGAGCTGTCGCGATCACGTGTAATTGTCCTTGCTGGCAATCGATTTGCACCTCAAGTTGTTCAGGATATTGCAGAAAATACGCCGCAAGTACCGGTTCTAGTTCGGTACGCATTTTACGCGCCAGATGTCGGGCACCAAAACGGATGTCATGGCCTTGGTAAAAATGGGCTTGGGCCGCTATGCTGAGCTGAACCCGGCGTTTCTGGTGTTGCAGGCGCTGATTGAGTTTTTCCATTTCGATCTCAACCAGACGCGGCAGGGCATTTTCCTGAACCGGAAGATAATGCAAGGTGCGGTCAATGCGGTTTAAAAATTCTGGATCAAACTGGCGGTGTAACACTTTTTCAATCAAACGCTGTGCGGGCAGGCGTTTTAATAACAGACTTTGTGCCTTTTCTGGGAGATAACTGAGTTTGTCCAGATATTCCTGTGCCGCACGCGCACCGACATTACTGGTCATGAAAATCATACAGTTGCGAAAATCGAGGGTTTTGGTGCCTGCAGACAAGGTCAGTTTTCCGGTATCAAGCACATTCAGTAAACTGCGAATGACTTCGGTACTGGCTTTTTCCAGTTCATCAAATAACACGATACCTGGGCGAGTATGCGAGCCTTGAATGGCCACTTCATCAAACAGCGTGTTGCCTTCTTTGGAACCTACGTAGCCGGGAGGGGCACCGGTCAGTGCCGCCGCATAATGTTCCTGTGCTAGCGTGTTCATGTCGATCCGGCAAAATGCATCACTACGGCCATAAATGGCTTCACTGATTAGACGCACAGTTTCGGTTTTGCCTACGCCGGTGGGGCCAAGCATCAGGGTGACAGACAAAGGACGTTCCGGATTGGAAAAATCCGCTTTCACCACCCGCAGCATTTTTTCGATTTCACCCAGCGCCGTGTCCTGCCCGATAATCCGTGCCCGTAAGCGCTGCATCACCTGCTGTGGCTCAAAATGAAAACGCGGTTTACCGATCATTTTATCCTTGGCGGATGCTGTGGTATTCGGTATGAAAGGCTGAGCAAAAGACGGGGTTGGGGATTGGGTCGACATGCGGTTACTTCTTCATCCGGCTGTTGCGCAGAGCATAACAAAATTGTCTGAAACAACTTATAGACTTTAGCAATTAGATGATTGTTCCGGGCTATAGCATTGTTGTGCGCGGGGAGCGTTAAAAAGTCCGGTTTGCGTTCTGTTACTAGTTCTCCAAGCTTGATCCAAAGATTGTGGGTTTAGTTTTATAGGTAACCTTGAAAAATAGGAACGAAGCAGCACATCATGTCACAGAGCAAAAGTGATGACAGAAATAGGCTGGATGTGAACGAAAACGCACGTGAACATATTGAAAAGATTTTGGCACATATGACTCAATTGCCTGGCGTATATAAAATGCTGGGCAAGGACGGAGAGCTGTTATATGTGGGCAAGGCCAAAAATCTGAAAAACCGTGTCTCCAGTTACTTCGTCAAAACCATTGAGCATCCGAAAACCCAAGCCTTGGTGGCACGGATTTATGATATTGAAACGCTGGTGGTACGCAGTGAGACCGAAGCGCTGTTGCTCGAACAGAACCTGATCAAGCTGCACCGTCCACCGTACAATATCCTGCTGCGTGATGACAAATCCTACGTTTATATTTTTGTGTCCAGCGACCAGCCCTATCCACGGATTGCCAGTGGTCGTGGCAAGGGCAAGCATGCGGTGGGCAAGTTTTTTGGTCCTTACCCAAGTGCCTATAGTGCACGGGATACCCTGTTGGTCCTGCAAAAACTGTTCAATGTGCGCCAGTGTGAAAACAGCTATTTTGCTCAGCGTAAACGTCCTTGCTTGCAGTATCAGATCAAACGTTGCTCCGCGCCCTGTGTGGGGCTGATCAGCCCTGAGGCTTATCAGGAAGATGTGAAAAACTCGATCCGCTTTTTGCAGGGGGATACCCGTGAGTTGAATCAGGAGCTGATCAGCAAAATGGAAGCGGCAGCAGAACAGCTGGAATTTGAAAAAGCCGTTTTTTATCGCGACCGTTTAGGACTGTTACGTGAAGTACAGGCACAACAGGCCGTATACAAAATCAAAGGCGAAGCGGATATTCTGGCCATTGCCCATGCGGCGGGGGTGACCTGTGTGCAGATCATGTATGTGCGTAATGGCCGGATGCTGGGAGGCAAGAGCTATTTTCCGGATATGCTGAGCGATGATCTGGGGCAAATGTTGAGTGATTTTATTGCCAACTTCTATTTTCAGGTGGCGGATGAAATCCCGGTGGAACTGATCGTGAATGTTGAACTGCCGGATCGACAGGAGCTGGAAGCCGCTTTTCAACAACAGTTTGACAAGAAAGTTCAGATTAAACACAAAGTGCGTGAAACCCGTGCTGAATGGCAAGAGCTGGCCGTGATGAACGTGCAGCATGCCATCAAAGGACAGTTATCAAATCACTTTGAGCTGAATGAACGTTTCCATCAGCTGGAACAAGCGCTTGGCCGTTCAGTGGATCGGATCGAGTGTTTTGATATTTCCCACACCATGGGTGAAGCCCCGATTGCCTCCTGTGTGGTCTTTGACCAAGGTGGGGCACGTAAGCGGGATTACCGCCAGTTTGCTATTGAAGACATTACCGGTGGGGATGACT
This portion of the Acinetobacter sp. GSS19 genome encodes:
- the lpxO gene encoding lipid A hydroxylase LpxO, which codes for MIKWIILAIFVISALYIQHRGKVRHSFYRQFFDHSTLLAPINFLMYLFSKVPNQPYIDTQYFKDLKVLDENWEMIRDEAKALYAQGGIKASSTYDDLGFNSFFKTGWKRFYLKWYDSAHPSAAELCPKTTALLKTLPSIKAAMFTELAPDSRLVRHRDPYAGSLRYHLGLMTPNDDRCFIDVDGQRYSWRDGESVVFDETYIHYAENKTDQNRIIFFADVERPLKSKLLEGFNHWFGRKVMTAASSPNEAGDQTGGLNKLFGYVYQIRIKAKALKKSNRTLYYILKWVLMLGIFFLIFIRPYVF
- the uvrC gene encoding excinuclease ABC subunit UvrC, giving the protein MNENAREHIEKILAHMTQLPGVYKMLGKDGELLYVGKAKNLKNRVSSYFVKTIEHPKTQALVARIYDIETLVVRSETEALLLEQNLIKLHRPPYNILLRDDKSYVYIFVSSDQPYPRIASGRGKGKHAVGKFFGPYPSAYSARDTLLVLQKLFNVRQCENSYFAQRKRPCLQYQIKRCSAPCVGLISPEAYQEDVKNSIRFLQGDTRELNQELISKMEAAAEQLEFEKAVFYRDRLGLLREVQAQQAVYKIKGEADILAIAHAAGVTCVQIMYVRNGRMLGGKSYFPDMLSDDLGQMLSDFIANFYFQVADEIPVELIVNVELPDRQELEAAFQQQFDKKVQIKHKVRETRAEWQELAVMNVQHAIKGQLSNHFELNERFHQLEQALGRSVDRIECFDISHTMGEAPIASCVVFDQGGARKRDYRQFAIEDITGGDDYAAMRQALTRRYKKHMLPDLLLIDGGKGQLHMAMDVMQELGLEAFMVGVSKGEGRKPGLETLHFTDGTKIQLPEDSKALHLIQQVRDEAHRFAITKHRAKRDKRRAGSVLEAIPGLGPKRRRDLLTHFGGIQGVLKASEKELTVVPGLGPMMARTIYKILHE
- a CDS encoding AAA family ATPase gives rise to the protein MSTQSPTPSFAQPFIPNTTASAKDKMIGKPRFHFEPQQVMQRLRARIIGQDTALGEIEKMLRVVKADFSNPERPLSVTLMLGPTGVGKTETVRLISEAIYGRSDAFCRIDMNTLAQEHYAAALTGAPPGYVGSKEGNTLFDEVAIQGSHTRPGIVLFDELEKASTEVIRSLLNVLDTGKLTLSAGTKTLDFRNCMIFMTSNVGARAAQEYLDKLSYLPEKAQSLLLKRLPAQRLIEKVLHRQFDPEFLNRIDRTLHYLPVQENALPRLVEIEMEKLNQRLQHQKRRVQLSIAAQAHFYQGHDIRFGARHLARKMRTELEPVLAAYFLQYPEQLEVQIDCQQGQLHVIATAPLTT